The DNA sequence CGGTGGCGACCCGGGTACCTTCAACAGTTGGGAGCTTTCGGTCATCACCTGCTCCTGCATCCCGCCGGAGACCGACCTGGCGGTCGCCAAGAGCGGCGTCGCCAGCGGCGACAACATCATCTGGACCATCGGGGTCGAAAACATGGGCCCGGACGACGCCACCGGCGTGGTGGTGACGGATCCGCTCGATCCCTGCACCACCTACATCAGCGACGACTGCGGCGGCAGCGACGTTCCGCCGTGGACCTGGAATCTCGGAGCCTTGCCGAACGGTGCGATCGCCTTCTGCAACGTCACCGTGGACGCCTCGGCCTGCGGCGCCAATGAGGTATTCAACACCGCGATGGTGATGGGCAACGAGATGGACTCGAACACCACCAACCAGGCCTCGACGGCCAGCGTGGCGGTCGGCTCGATCCTCGAGATCCCGACTCTGGGTAGCGTCGGCATGCTGGTGCTGATCGGCCTGTTAGGTCTCGGCGCCTTTGTCCTGATGAGGCGGCGCTCCGCCTAGCGTCAAGCGCCAATCGTCAGGCATCGGAAACGCCGGAGTGCGCTGAGCGCTCCGGCGTTTTTCGTTTGCTCGGGCTATTCGCAGGAAGGCGCTACCAGGCCGCCTCGCCGGCCCGGTAGGGCGCCCAGGCGAGGGTGACCAGGCGCACATCGATGTCCGCTCGCCGGGGTTTGACCTCCACCTCCTCGAGGGGCAGATTGCGCGCCTCCCAGCGCTCTTCGATCGTCTCGATGTCCTGCCGCAGATCCTCTTCCACCTCGGCGATCTGCCGCCCATAGGACTCGACGTTCTCCAGCGCCCGCTCCACGTCCTGCCCCTGCTTGAAGGAGCGGCCGACGCCGCGCGCCGCGGTACTCAGACTGCGCCTCCGACCGCCGAACAGAGCGCCCAGCAGGGTACTCCCCAGGGAAACCGCCGTCTGGAGCTTGGCGTCGCGAGCTTGGTCCCGCTCACGCTCCACCGCTTGCTCCGCCTTGCGCTTGCGTTCCCCCAGGGTGGCGAGCTTCCTCTCGGCCTTCTCCCGCAGCTTTTCGATCTCTTCGTCGCGCGCTTCCCGGGCGAGGTCGGTGAGCCGAATGCGGAAGTCCCGCTCGCTCTCGCCCGGCTGCGAAGTGAGATCGAGGCCGGGACTCACCCACAGGCTCAAGCGCCGATCCCGATACAGCGTCTCGGACAGTTCCTTCTCCCAACTCCGGTAGCTCTTTGTCTTGGTCGCCGCCGTCGGCAACTCGCCGAAGGCGATGGAATCGGCCGCCGGATCGGACTCCAGATCCGCCAGTTCCAGGCCGCTTTCGGTGGCGTCATACCAGTCGATCGACGCCACCTCTTCCGGCACCGCCGCCAGCAGCGCAAGATCCCGGTGGTGATCGATGTCCCGGCGCTTGTCTACGAAGTGGACGCGGCCCAAGCCCATCAGCCGCGGGACGTAGGTCACATCGTCTCCCGGCCGACCGCGGAGCGGCAGGTAGCGCTGCGGAATCTCCGACGGCAGGACCGGCCGGACGGCCTTCGCCGACGACGAAGGTGCGGCCTGCCCCGAAGAGCGGGCTCCATTGTCGGCGGCCAGCGGCGGCACGGGCAGGTCATCGGGCACCAGGCGGTCGATCTGGTCGCGGGTCAGCGGCCCGCGCAGGTAGGACATCGCCCAGCGAGTGTGGAACACCTCCGGCGCCGGCTCGTGGACGTTGTGGAGCAGGAACACCCGCTTGCCGAGGCCCGCCAGGAGCTGCTCCATCTCCCGCCGGCCGAACTCCGCACCGCCGGCACCCACCCCTTCCAATCCGTCGAGCACCCGCGCCTTGTCGCGCTCCGTCTGCAGCCGACCGAGGAACCAGGTGCCGATGTTGGAGAGTGCCTTGTAGTCCAGATCGGCCGGATTCTGGGTCGCCAGCACCACCCCAAGGCCGTAGGCTCGTGCCTGCTTGAGCATGGTCAGCAGCGGCTTCTTCGAAGGCGGCTCCGCCACCGGCGGGATGAAGCCGAACACCTCGTCCATGTAGAGCAGCGCCCGCAGGCTCGACGAACCGGGGCGGCTGCGCATCCAGCCCAAGGTCTGCTGCAGCAGCAGGGTGACGAAGAACATGCGCTCCGCGTCGGACAGGTGGGCGATCGAGAAGATCGAAACGCACGGTTTGCCGGAGGAATCGTAAAGCAATCGATCGACGTCCAGCGGCTCGCCCTCCATCCAACCGGCGAAGCCCGGCGAGGCGAGCAGGTTGTTCAATGCCATCGCCAAACCGAAGCGGTCCTTTGCCGGAAAGAAGGAGTCGAGGGGAAGCACCCCCACCCGCTCCAGCGGCGGCTGCTGCACCTGCTGAATGAGGCCGCCCAAATCGAGGTCCTGGCCCTCGTTCCAGGCCCGCTCGAAGAGGGAGGCGAGCAGGATGTGCTCGCGGCTCTGCACCGGATCGGCGTCGATACCGACCAGCCCGAGGAGGCCTTGCACCGTCGCCGAGATCCGATCGCGCAGCAGATCACGCTCGCCGCGCACCTCCGGCGGCGGCGCCTGGAAAGAAGAGAGCACTGAGACCGGCCGGCCGGCATCGCTGCCCGGGGTGTAGATGCGAAAGTCCACCGCCTGGCGCAAGCGCTGGATGCGGGTGGCGTCCTGGCCCCATTGGCTCAAGCCGTTACGCCACAGTTCCGCCTGGGCGGCGGCGAATTCGTCCGGTGACTTGCCGGCGCGGCCGGCGGCGTCTTCGTCGATCCACGGACGGAACTCCTGCGGCGAAAGATTCGGGAAGGTCAGCAGCAGATTCCCCATGTCGCCCTTGGGATCGATGATCAGCGCCGGTACCCCGTCGATCGCCGCCTCTTCGAGCAGGCAGGCGCATAGGCCGGTCTTGCCGCTGCCGGTCATCCCCACGCACATGGCGTGGGTCAGCAGATCCTTCGCATCGTAGAGCAGCGGCTCGTCCGCTGTCTCGCCACTCGTCACATCGTGCGGACTGCCGAGGTAAAAGGCTCCGAGCTTCTCGTAGATCGCTGCGTCCCGACTCATCGTGCTCCCTCCACCGGCCAACGCAAAGCGAAGACCATGATCAGATTCCGTTGCTCCGGCAGAAAATTGTTGTCCGACACCACCACCAGAAACCGCCGGCCGTCGCCCAACCGGGGTCCCAGAGCCATGCCCTCCAGATTGTCCATCGGCACTCCAAAGGTATCCAAATCCGCTACCAGCGACTTCTCCACCGGCGATCCGGCTTCTGCCATCGGCAGGGAGGAGATGTCCGGCGCCTGGTCGAGGCTCGCCTGGTATAGCCGCACCGTGGTGCCGGCACCGGCCGAATAGGAGCGTTCGAGAAACAGGAATCGACCGTCCCCACTAGCCATCAACTCCACCAGGCCGGCGGTTCGGTAGTCATCGAAAGGACTAGGCTCCTCGGCCACCGGATCCACCCGGTAGTGCACCTCCCGCGGGGTCCCCCCGGCGGCCAGGTCATAGGCCAGAAGGCGAACCGAACTCGGCCGATCCAAATCCGCCTTGGCATCCTCCTGGGCCAGAGCATTCTCCGTTGCCACCCACAGCAGACGGGTCTCCGGATCGAAGGACAACCCTTCGAACCCCAGGTTGTTCCGCACCCCATAGGTTCGATTTCCATCGGGCAGGAACTTCTCCGGTACCGGCAGTTCCGCGATCTGCTCGCCGGTACGATCGAATCGCCGCACGAACGGCGCAATGGCTTTTCTGGCATTGCCCTCCGAAGAGATGAAAATCCCCTGCCCCGGTACCCAGGCAATCCCCTCCGGGTCCAATGTGTCCTCGGCGAAGGGTTCTCCGTTTTGCTGCAGGGTGGTGACCGCAAGGATCCGCAGATTGCCCTCGTCGAAAGACTCGGCAGTCAGGTCCAGAGCCAGGGTGTAGAAGCGAGCCGGCGCATGTTCGCTGCGATCGTCCGAAATGGCGTAGTAGACCTGCCCCTTGGAATCGAAGGTCAGTCCCGAAAGGCCCCCGACCTCCGTGCCGTGGAACAACGTGCCCGTCGGCAGCTCCGCATAGCCGATGAGTTCCAGCACCGGCCCCGATTCGGACACCTTCGCCGGCCCGAAAACCCCCGAAGAGGTACAACCGGCGAGCAGCAGGGCTGCAAACCCGGTGACGAGACGAGTGAAGAGCATTGCCAAGCCGTCGAGGATTTCTTGCTAAGGGAAAATTCCCATGGCGTTGTACGCCACGCCCACCTTTTCGATCGCGTTCACGAAAGCCGCCGTACGCAAATCCACGCCGTTGTCCAAACGCTGACGTACGGCGCGGATCTCATCCAGAGCTTCGATCATCGTTTCTTCGAGCCCCGAATCCACGATGTCCGCCTCAGAAGCACCGAGCACCACTTCCTGATGGATCTTGGAGTCGAAGGCCTTTCCGGTGAGTTCCTCGATGGCTTTCAGCATGCGGGCGTTGGAGGCCTGCTCGAAGCGCCGGTTGAGGCGCCCGAAGCGAACATGGGAAAGGTTGCGCAGCCATTCGAAGTAGGACACGGTAACGCCGCCGGCGTTCAGATAGATGTCCGGAAGGATCAAAACACCGCGCTGCCGAAGCTGGTCGTCGGCTCCGGCGGTCACCGGTCCATTGGCCGCCTCGGCGACGATCTTGGCCTGGAGGCGAGGCGCATTGTTCTCGGTGATCACCCCTTCGAGGGCCGCCGGTACCAGGATCTCGCAATCGAGTTCCAGGGCATCGGTGGAGCGGGCCAGATCGGAGGCGCCTGAGTAGCCTAGGATCGAGCCGGTTTCCCGACGATGGCGGATCACATCGTCCACATCCAGCCCCTGGGGCCGGTGAATGGCGCCTTCGTACTCCGCCAACCCCACCAGCACCGCGCCGCCCTCCTGCAGATTGCGCGCCGCGTGGTAGCCGACGTTGCCGAGGCCCTGCACCACCACCCGCTTGCCCTCCAGCCCCGCTTCGAGTCCGAGCGCCTTCATCTCCTCGGGAGCGTTGCACAGCTCGCGAATTCCGAAGAAGACGCCTCGCCCGGTCGCCGCGTCCCGGCCGCGGATGCCGCCTTGCCCTACGGGCTTGCCGGTGACACAGGCCAGGGCGTCGAGCGGATCGTCGGTGAGGGAACCGTAGGTGTCGAGGATCCAGGCCATCTCGGTGGCGCCGGTGCCGTAGTCCGGCGCCGGTACATCAGTACCGGGGCCGATAAAGCCTTTGCTGTGCAGTTCGAAGGTGTAACGACGGGTTATGCGTTCGAGTTCTTCCGCCTCGAAGTCCTTGCGGTCGATCCGCACTCCGCCCTTGGCGCCACCGAAGGGTACGTTGACCACCGCACATTTGTAGGTCATCAGTGCCGCCAGGGCGCGCACCTCGTCCTCGTCCACCGTCGGCGCGTATCGGATGCCGCCCTTCACTGGCAGCTTGTGGTGGCTGTGCTCGGCCCGCCAGGCGCGGATCACTTTGATCGATCCGTCATTGCGACGGAGGGGAAACTCCATCGAGTAGGTGCGGTTGCAGATCTTGATCTGCTCGAGCAATCCGGGCGGTTGGTCTACATGATCCGCCGCCCGATCGAAGGCACGGTTGACTTGGTCGAGAAACGAACGGCCGCTGGTCATAAGAGGTCCACACTCCTTTAGGGTGGCTGGCTTGGCAAACGGGTCGAAGGGTAGTCTAACCGGGAGTCGCCCCCTGTCACGCATTCTTGCTTTGGGAGCTGGACCTAAGATAATCTTTGATCCTAGGTCCCCATGAATGAAGATTTTAGACAGGAACGGCCCCGTCCAGTGCGGTTGAGCCGAAGGGGCTATTTACGTCTTTGAATCAGCGCAGAAACGTGATCATCGAGTGCCGCCGCCGACCGGACCGATGATCGGGCTTCCACCGAGGTCGCGATGACGGCGGAGTTCAGCGTCACGGTGGGCTGCAACCCTACGGAGGAGAACGGAAATGTGGAGCAATAAGAGACACTTCAAGGCCATCGTGGGTGCCTTCGCGGTAGCCCTGCTCATGACCGGTGGAATCGCCTTCGCGGACGACGAGGCGAACGGCAGCTACCGCGATGCCGGTCGGGACCTGCAGCTCGGCTTCGGTCTTGGCCTGGTTGACCCGGAGGACACCGAGTCGGCGGAGATCTACTACTCGGCAGCCCTTCGTTTCCGCATCGGCAAGTCCTACGACGAACCGGTCTGGGACGGCGACTCCTATCGCGGCCGCCCGCCGGCGGACACCGGCATTCGCGGCTACCTGGAGCCGGAGGTCTCGTACTGGAAGGGTGAGAGCACCGGCATCGAAGATTCCGATTTGCTGGTGGGCTTGAACCTCATCGGTGTGGTGCCGACCCGCAGCGCCGATTACTTCCTCGGCGTCGGCTTCGGTGTGCACTTCCTCGACGCCACGGTCGATCCGTCGATCACCGGGCCGGGCGCCGATCTCGACGGTTCAGAGGAAGCCCTTGGCGGCAACCTGCAGGTGGGCGTGGACGTCAACATCGGCGAAAACATCGCGCTCTTCGGCACCGGCCGCATCGATCTCCTCGAAGGCGAACGCAACGAGCACCAGACCAAGGTGTACGTCGGCATCCGCTTCAAGCTTTAGCAGACTGCTGAATCCGCTTCGCGGAGATTTGCAGCAGTACTTGCATCAGTACTGCCAAAGCGGTCACTCCAAGGGGGGCTGGGCGCCCCCCTCACTCAAACAGCAAGCTTTTTGAAATTCACCCCCATCCTCGGCTGCTTCGCAACCGCCGAGGCCTTCGGTCTCGGTCGCAAGGCACTGACTCTGGTGGCCTTTTCGCCCCATGCCCACTTCTACAATCCAACCGGCGATCATCCTGGTCGCCCCGCAGCTCGGCGAAAACATCGGTTTCGTCGCCCGAGCGATGGCCAACTGCGCGCTGACGGATCTGCGCCTGGTGCGGCCGCGGCCGGCCTGGCCGTGCCCGCGGGCGCAGGCCGCCGCCTCCGGGGCCGACGCGATCCTGGAAGCCGCTAGGCTGTTCAACTCCACGGCCGAGGCGGTCGCGGACTTGCACCATCTGTGGGCCACCACGGCACGCCGGCGAGACATGGTGAAGCCGATCGCCACCCCCCGCCAGGCGGCCGAGACGATGCGCCGCACCGGCGCCGCGGGCGAAACCTGCGGCATTCTCTTCGGTCCGGAGCGCACCGGCCTCGACAACGACGACGTCGCCCGCGCGGACCACATCGTGGAGGTCCCCCTGAATCCTGAGTTCTCCTCCTTGAACCTCGGTCAAGCGGTGTTGGTGATGGCCTACGAGTGGTACCAGGCGGGGTGGGAACCCAGCGGAGCAGAGAACCTGCCGCAAAAGGCTCCAGGGGGCGACGACCGGCCGGCCACCCGGGCAGAACTCGAGAACTATTTCGAACACCTGGAGCAGGCCCTCGACGCCAGCGGCTTTCTGAACGTACCGGAGCGGCGCCCGACAACGGTGCGCAAGCTGTGGAATCTATTCCTGCGCGCCACCCCGACGGCGAGTGAAGTCCGCACCCTGCACGGCGTGGTGACCTACCTTTCCGGCCACCGCAAACAGAAAAGGTAGGCAGGCCAGGAATCCCTGGCCTGCCCGTCTCGCTCGGTGACTTTCCACCGCCGCTCAACGATTGCTCGTTGAATGGAAAGTCTCCTCACATCTTCTTAAGCGCCATCGGCCCGAAAAACCAATAGGCCGTCAGATAAAAAGAGGCCCGGCGCGATGCCGGGCCCCTTTGCCCTACACTTCAGATACTGAGCAAGTAGGCAAGGGGCCGCTTTCCCTGCACCTCGCCCCGAGCCCGAAGGCTAGGCGCCCCCGAACGAGGCGGCGGCGAGAGCCGCTGAGGATGGGGTGAGCCCTACGCGGGCCGCCGAAAAGCTGTGCTTTTCAGGGCGAGGGGGGCGCCCAGCCCCCCTTGAATGAGAATCAAGCAGCGCTGCTGAAATCATGGCCGAAGGCCTTCAGCAGTCTGCTAGATGTACGCGTCGAGTTCGGACCAGGGGTCCTCTTCGATCACCTTCTTGACGTCGTTCATGAAGTGATCCGCATCGGCGCCGTCCACCAAACGGTGGTCGTAGGTGATGTTGAAGTAGGACATGGTGCGGATCGCCAGGGTGTCGGCACCGTCGGCGTCCTGCCGCACCACCGGCCGCTTCTCGATGGCTCCGATACCCATGATCGCCACCTGCGGCTGGTTGATGATCGGAGTGCCGAACAGGCTGCCGAAGACCCCCGGGTTGGTGATGGTGAAGGTGCCGCCGGCAGCCTCGTCGGGTTTGAGCTTCTTGGTGCGCGCGCGGTCCGCCAGATCGTTGGCGGTCTTGGCCAACCCGACCAGGTTGAGTTCGTCCGCATCCTTGATCACCGGCACGATCAGACCTCGGTCGAGGGCGACGGCCATGCCCAGATTGATCCGCTTTTTGTACACGATGTTGGTGCCGTCGATGGCTGCATTGATCTGCTTGTGCTTCTTCAAGGCCGTGGTCACCGCCTTGAAGATGAACGGCATGTAGGTGAGCTTGGTGCCGTTGGCCTTCAGAAAACCGGCCTTGGCCGCCCGCCGGATGCGGTCCACCCGGGTGAAGTCGAAGTGAAACACCGTGGTGACGTGCGCCGAGGTGTCCTTCGAGTAACGCATGTGTGCCGCGGTGATCTGCCGAATCTTCGACATCGGCTCGATCTCCACCGGCTCATTGGGACCGTAGGGAGGCACCGAGAAACCGCTCGAAGGCTTGCTCGCCGGCGGCGGCGCCGGCTGACCGGGGGTCGGCGCCGTCGGCTGGTCCTTCTCAGAGGCGGCCTTTCCGCCGCCTTCGAGGTAAGCCATGATGTCCGCCTTGGTCACCCGGCCCTTGACGCCGGTGCCCTCGACATCGGCCAGATCAACCCCTTCTTCCTTAGCGATCTTGCGCACCAAGGGACTGGCGAAGCGACGGCCGCCGGGCCGCTTGTCGTCGTCCGAGTCATCCTCGGCGCCGGAGGCGTCATCGGCAGCGCCGGAGGCCTCGGAACCTTCACCGGCATCGGCGCCGGAGACCTCTTCAGCAGCCGGCGGGTCGGCGCTCTCGGCCTCTTTTTCGTCGCCGGCGTCGCCGGAGGCACCGGTGCTTTCGCCCTCTTCGCCGATCATCGCCACGACGGCGTCGACGGGAACCGTCTCGCCCTCCTGGGCCTTGATCTCGATTAGGGTGCCGGCGATCGGGCTGGGGATCTCTGCATCGACCTTGTCGGTGGAGATCTCGAAAAGGGGCTGGTCGCGTTCGACCTTGTCTCCGGGCTGCACCAACCACTTGGTGATCGTGCCCTCGGCGATCGACTCGCCCATCTGGGGCATCACGACTTCGGTAGCCATAAACTTCTCCCTCTGACTGCTCGTTTCCACCCTCAGGGGGGAACGTGGGTCTTCTCAGTAGCTTGAGAGCTGGCGCACCTGAGCCACCAGCTTCTCGACGTTCGGTAGATAAAAGGCTTCCATCGGCGGGCTGTAGGGTACCGGCGTATCCAAGCAGGTCAGCCGCTGCACAGGACCATCCAGCCACTCGAAGGCGGACTCGGCAATGCGCGCCGCCACCTCCCCGGCCAGCGAGCCCGTCCGAGGCTCTTCATTGAGTACCAGCACACGATTCGTCTTGCGCACCGTGGCGAGGATCGCCTCGTCATCGAGGGGCTTCAACGTCCGCAAATCGAGCACTTCCAGTTCGATTCCGTCACCGCTCAGGATCTCCGCCGCCTCCAGCGCGACGTGCAGCATAGCACCGTAGGTGATGACCGAAAGATCCTTACCCTCTCGGGCGATACGCGCCTTGCCAATGTCCACCGGAGCGGGATTCTCGGGCAGTTCCGCCTTCACCCTCCGGTACAGGTACTTGTGCTCGAAGAAGAGCACCGGATTGAGATCGTCGATCGCCGACCGCATCAGGCCGTAGGCGTCTGCGACGGTGGCCGGCGCCACGATCTTGAGACCCGGCGCGCGGTGGAAGAAACCCTCCGGGTTCTGGCTGTGGAAGGCCGAGCCGTGAACATTGCCGCCGCACGGCCCCCGCACCACCATCGGCACCGCCGGTCCCCAACGGTAGTGATTGGGCGCCGCGAAATTGACGATCTGGTTGAAGGCGCAAGCGATGAAGTCGATGAACTGCATCTCGACCACCGGTCGGCGACCCATCATGGCGGCACCGATGGCGGCACCGACGATGGCCGATTCGCTGATCGGTGTGTCGATCACCCGCTCCTCGCCGAAGCGCTCGAGAAATCCCTGAGTCACCCGGAAGGCGCCGCCGTAGGTGCCGATGTCCTCGCCGATCATGAACACCCGCTCGTCGCTCTCCATGGCGTCCCACATGGCGCGGCGGATCGCCGCCAGGTAGGTGACGGCACCCTCGCCGCCGGCCGCGGCGCTCATGCGAACACCCCTTCGAGGGCCCGTTCCGCCGGCGGGAAGGGGGACTCCAGGGCGAAGTCGACCTCCGCGTCGAGGGATTTTTCGATCTCGGCGGCGATACCGTCGAGCTCTTCTTGGCTCGCCAGCTCGGTGCTCAGCAGGTGCTTTTCGAAGCGCGCGATGGGATCCTTGGCAGCCCACTCTTCGAACAGCTCCTCAGGCACGTAGCCGGCGTCGTCGTGCTCGGCGTGGCCCTTCATGCGGAAGGTCTTGGACTCGATCAAGGTCGGTCCGCCGCCTTGGCGGCCGCGCTCGACGGCGCGTCGGGTCGCCTCGTAGACCGCCAGCACGTCGTTGCCGTCGACGATCTCGCCGGCGATGCCGTAGCCCACCGCTTTGGACACGATGTCCCGGCAGCGCATCTGCTTGCGCGTCGGGGTCGAGTAGGCGTAGCCGTTGTTCTCGGCGATGACCACCAGCGGTAGGTTCTCCACCGCCGCAAAGTTCATCCCCTCATGGAAGTCCCCGGTCGACGTACCGCCATCGCCGATGTAGGTGAGGGCCACCCAGTCCTTGCCCTCCATGCGACCCGCCAGCGCCACCCCGGCCATCACCGGAATCAAGGCGCCGAGCATCGAAATGGGCGCCACCAGGCCCCGTTCGAGGTCGCCGAAGTGGGTGTTGCCGTCCTTACCGCCGGTGGGGCTTGTGCCGCGGGCCATGTACTGGGTCATCACCTCGCGCGGCTGCACGCCGCGCACCAGCATGCTCCCCAGATTGCGGATGATCGGCCCCATGAAGTCGTCCGGGCCCAGGGCGTAGGCGCTGCCGACGGAGGTCGCCTCCTGGCCGTGGCCGGAATACAGCCCGCCCACCACCTTGCCCTGGCGGTAGAGGTTCGACAACCGCGCCTCGACCCGCCGGGTGAGGGTCATGAAGTGATAGAGGCGCTTCTGATCCTCAGGCCCAAGGGAAGTGGCGGCCAGGCGATCCGCCGACTCCTCTTGCGCCTTTGGATGGAGCGGCCCGAAGTTCTTGCTCATCGGATCAGGCTCACCCTTCTAGAAGTGGATCGCCGCACCGTGCGAAGCGTGCGCCGCTTCCATCACCGACTCGGCCAGGGTCGGGTGGGCGTGAACGGTGCGGAACAGCTCCTCGGTGGTCGTTTCAACGGACAGGGCGACGCAGGCTTCGGCAATCAGGTCCGTGGCGTGGGGACCGATGATGTGGACGCCGAGCAGTTCGTCGTATTTCTTGTCCCGCACCACCTTGACGAAACCGACGGTCTTGCCCTCGATGGCCGCCTTGCCGGAGGCGCTGAAGGGGAATTTGCCGATCGCCACCTCGTAGCCTGCCTCCTTCGCGGCCGCTTCCGTCAGGCCGACGCTGCCGACCTCCGGGTCGGTGTAGACCACCGACGGCACCTTGCCGTAGTCGAGGGGCCGGGTGGCGTGGCCGGCCATGTGCTCGACCGCCAGAATGCCCTCGGCGGAGGCCTTGTGGGCCAGCCAGGGACCGGCCACCACCACGTCGCCGATGGCGTAGATGTTGTCCACCGCCGTCTGCATCATCTCGTTGGTCTGGAGGTAGCCTTTTTCGGTGGTCAGACCGACTGCGTCGAGGCCGATGTTGTCGGTCACCGGACCGCGGCCGACGGCCACCAGCAGCATCTCCGCCTCCAGCGGATCGGCGCCTTCGAGATCCAACTTGACGCCCGTCTCGGTGGTTTCCACGGCCTTCAACTTGGTACCGGTCAGCGACTTGATGCCGCGCTTGCGGAAGGCCTTTGCGAGTTCGGAGGAGACCTCTTCATCCTCCAACGGCAGCAGCCGCGGCAGCATCTCCAGCAGCGTCACCTCGCTGCCGAAGGAGGTGAAGATGGAGGCAAACTCGGTACCGACGGCGCCGGCGCCCAAGACCGCCAGGGTCTTCGGCACCTTCGGCACCTTGAGCATGTGGTCGGAGTTGATCACCTTCTCGCCGTCGACCGGCGCGAAGGGCAGATCCCGCGGCACGGAGCCGGTGGCGATCAGGATGTTCGCCGTGGTGTATACCGACTTGCCCTTGCCGTCGTCCACCTCGACCTCGTTCTTGCCGACGATACGGCCGAAGCCGTGGATGCCCTTAACGTTGTTCTTTTTGAACAGGAACTGCACGCCGCCGGCATTCTTGTCCACCACCTTCTGCTTGCGCTGGTGCGCCTTGTCGAGATCGAGTTGCGGATCGCCCACTTGGATACCCAGGCCGCCGGCGTGGCGGATTTCGTCGAGCACCGACGCCGTGTGGAGGAGCGCCTTGGTGGGAATGCAGCCGCGATGCAGGCAGGTACCCCCGAACTTCGGGTCCTTCTCCACCACCGCCACCTTCAAGCCCAGTTGACCGGCCCGGATGGCGGCCACATAGCCGCCGGGCCCGCTGCCGATGATGATCAGATCGTATTCGTGTTCGGCCATTGATTCTCCCATCGCACGGCCTCACGCGGCCGTCAGCTCAATATCTCGTCGTATGCGCCGAAAAA is a window from the Acidobacteriota bacterium genome containing:
- a CDS encoding DUF87 domain-containing protein, whose product is MSRDAAIYEKLGAFYLGSPHDVTSGETADEPLLYDAKDLLTHAMCVGMTGSGKTGLCACLLEEAAIDGVPALIIDPKGDMGNLLLTFPNLSPQEFRPWIDEDAAGRAGKSPDEFAAAQAELWRNGLSQWGQDATRIQRLRQAVDFRIYTPGSDAGRPVSVLSSFQAPPPEVRGERDLLRDRISATVQGLLGLVGIDADPVQSREHILLASLFERAWNEGQDLDLGGLIQQVQQPPLERVGVLPLDSFFPAKDRFGLAMALNNLLASPGFAGWMEGEPLDVDRLLYDSSGKPCVSIFSIAHLSDAERMFFVTLLLQQTLGWMRSRPGSSSLRALLYMDEVFGFIPPVAEPPSKKPLLTMLKQARAYGLGVVLATQNPADLDYKALSNIGTWFLGRLQTERDKARVLDGLEGVGAGGAEFGRREMEQLLAGLGKRVFLLHNVHEPAPEVFHTRWAMSYLRGPLTRDQIDRLVPDDLPVPPLAADNGARSSGQAAPSSSAKAVRPVLPSEIPQRYLPLRGRPGDDVTYVPRLMGLGRVHFVDKRRDIDHHRDLALLAAVPEEVASIDWYDATESGLELADLESDPAADSIAFGELPTAATKTKSYRSWEKELSETLYRDRRLSLWVSPGLDLTSQPGESERDFRIRLTDLAREARDEEIEKLREKAERKLATLGERKRKAEQAVERERDQARDAKLQTAVSLGSTLLGALFGGRRRSLSTAARGVGRSFKQGQDVERALENVESYGRQIAEVEEDLRQDIETIEERWEARNLPLEEVEVKPRRADIDVRLVTLAWAPYRAGEAAW
- a CDS encoding esterase-like activity of phytase family protein, with amino-acid sequence MLFTRLVTGFAALLLAGCTSSGVFGPAKVSESGPVLELIGYAELPTGTLFHGTEVGGLSGLTFDSKGQVYYAISDDRSEHAPARFYTLALDLTAESFDEGNLRILAVTTLQQNGEPFAEDTLDPEGIAWVPGQGIFISSEGNARKAIAPFVRRFDRTGEQIAELPVPEKFLPDGNRTYGVRNNLGFEGLSFDPETRLLWVATENALAQEDAKADLDRPSSVRLLAYDLAAGGTPREVHYRVDPVAEEPSPFDDYRTAGLVELMASGDGRFLFLERSYSAGAGTTVRLYQASLDQAPDISSLPMAEAGSPVEKSLVADLDTFGVPMDNLEGMALGPRLGDGRRFLVVVSDNNFLPEQRNLIMVFALRWPVEGAR
- a CDS encoding Glu/Leu/Phe/Val dehydrogenase; this translates as MTSGRSFLDQVNRAFDRAADHVDQPPGLLEQIKICNRTYSMEFPLRRNDGSIKVIRAWRAEHSHHKLPVKGGIRYAPTVDEDEVRALAALMTYKCAVVNVPFGGAKGGVRIDRKDFEAEELERITRRYTFELHSKGFIGPGTDVPAPDYGTGATEMAWILDTYGSLTDDPLDALACVTGKPVGQGGIRGRDAATGRGVFFGIRELCNAPEEMKALGLEAGLEGKRVVVQGLGNVGYHAARNLQEGGAVLVGLAEYEGAIHRPQGLDVDDVIRHRRETGSILGYSGASDLARSTDALELDCEILVPAALEGVITENNAPRLQAKIVAEAANGPVTAGADDQLRQRGVLILPDIYLNAGGVTVSYFEWLRNLSHVRFGRLNRRFEQASNARMLKAIEELTGKAFDSKIHQEVVLGASEADIVDSGLEETMIEALDEIRAVRQRLDNGVDLRTAAFVNAIEKVGVAYNAMGIFP
- a CDS encoding RNA methyltransferase encodes the protein MPTSTIQPAIILVAPQLGENIGFVARAMANCALTDLRLVRPRPAWPCPRAQAAASGADAILEAARLFNSTAEAVADLHHLWATTARRRDMVKPIATPRQAAETMRRTGAAGETCGILFGPERTGLDNDDVARADHIVEVPLNPEFSSLNLGQAVLVMAYEWYQAGWEPSGAENLPQKAPGGDDRPATRAELENYFEHLEQALDASGFLNVPERRPTTVRKLWNLFLRATPTASEVRTLHGVVTYLSGHRKQKR
- the sucB gene encoding 2-oxoglutarate dehydrogenase, E2 component, dihydrolipoamide succinyltransferase; this encodes MATEVVMPQMGESIAEGTITKWLVQPGDKVERDQPLFEISTDKVDAEIPSPIAGTLIEIKAQEGETVPVDAVVAMIGEEGESTGASGDAGDEKEAESADPPAAEEVSGADAGEGSEASGAADDASGAEDDSDDDKRPGGRRFASPLVRKIAKEEGVDLADVEGTGVKGRVTKADIMAYLEGGGKAASEKDQPTAPTPGQPAPPPASKPSSGFSVPPYGPNEPVEIEPMSKIRQITAAHMRYSKDTSAHVTTVFHFDFTRVDRIRRAAKAGFLKANGTKLTYMPFIFKAVTTALKKHKQINAAIDGTNIVYKKRINLGMAVALDRGLIVPVIKDADELNLVGLAKTANDLADRARTKKLKPDEAAGGTFTITNPGVFGSLFGTPIINQPQVAIMGIGAIEKRPVVRQDADGADTLAIRTMSYFNITYDHRLVDGADADHFMNDVKKVIEEDPWSELDAYI
- a CDS encoding alpha-ketoacid dehydrogenase subunit beta encodes the protein MSAAAGGEGAVTYLAAIRRAMWDAMESDERVFMIGEDIGTYGGAFRVTQGFLERFGEERVIDTPISESAIVGAAIGAAMMGRRPVVEMQFIDFIACAFNQIVNFAAPNHYRWGPAVPMVVRGPCGGNVHGSAFHSQNPEGFFHRAPGLKIVAPATVADAYGLMRSAIDDLNPVLFFEHKYLYRRVKAELPENPAPVDIGKARIAREGKDLSVITYGAMLHVALEAAEILSGDGIELEVLDLRTLKPLDDEAILATVRKTNRVLVLNEEPRTGSLAGEVAARIAESAFEWLDGPVQRLTCLDTPVPYSPPMEAFYLPNVEKLVAQVRQLSSY